The following proteins come from a genomic window of Heyndrickxia acidicola:
- a CDS encoding RNA polymerase sigma factor, translated as MMKPNDIELYNRLAENDREALRELYERYERLLFSFTYKMTGQADLAEEVVQEVFIKLWTKKGMYDSSKGKFTSWLLTITRNVCIDQIRKKKEDGFKEGEMETLKSSEPAIEEQAEWKEKTAVLKSAIKDLGKEQQDIIQLFYFQALSQKEIADTCQIPLGTVKGRIRLALKHLRKKIEARGEGGADE; from the coding sequence ATGATGAAACCAAATGATATAGAGCTGTATAACCGTTTGGCGGAGAATGACAGGGAGGCACTTCGCGAGCTGTATGAACGCTATGAAAGGCTCCTGTTTTCCTTCACTTATAAAATGACAGGGCAGGCTGATTTAGCTGAAGAAGTAGTCCAAGAGGTTTTTATCAAGCTTTGGACCAAAAAGGGAATGTACGACTCCAGCAAAGGAAAATTCACCTCCTGGCTGCTGACCATTACCCGAAATGTATGTATAGATCAAATAAGGAAAAAGAAAGAGGATGGCTTCAAGGAAGGGGAAATGGAAACCTTGAAAAGCTCTGAGCCTGCTATTGAGGAGCAGGCAGAATGGAAGGAAAAAACGGCTGTTTTGAAAAGTGCCATCAAGGATTTGGGGAAAGAACAGCAGGATATAATCCAATTGTTTTATTTTCAAGCACTGTCACAAAAAGAGATTGCAGATACCTGCCAAATCCCGCTTGGAACGGTGAAAGGAAGAATTCGGCTGGCATTAAAGCATTTAAGGAAAAAAATTGAAGCAAGAGGAGAAGGGGGTGCAGATGAATGA
- a CDS encoding ABC transporter ATP-binding protein, with protein MSTPVLEVKGLKKYFPVTDGLLGKTAGHVKAVDDISFTIEKGESFGLVGESGSGKTTTGRAILRLTEKTEGSILFNGEDVHKLSKKELRKWRPKMQMVFQDPYSSLNPRMRIGESIGEALIEHKLATRKTVREKVLEMLELCGLSEYHLNRFPHEFSGGQRQRIGIARAIALNPDFIVADEPVAALDVSIQAQIINLFSDLQEKKGISYLFISHDLSVVEHLCSKIAIMYLGTIVEMAPRESLFSAPLHPYTKALLSAVPIPDPTIKRERIILKGDIPSPANPPAGCRFHTRCPLAQETCRSSVPLLRDAGDGHFVACHFA; from the coding sequence TTGAGTACACCAGTATTAGAAGTAAAAGGCCTGAAAAAATATTTTCCTGTCACAGATGGCCTTCTCGGTAAAACCGCCGGCCATGTAAAAGCAGTGGATGATATCAGTTTTACCATTGAAAAAGGGGAATCCTTCGGGTTAGTGGGAGAGTCCGGCAGCGGCAAAACCACCACAGGCCGTGCGATTCTGCGTTTGACCGAAAAGACAGAGGGAAGCATCTTATTTAATGGCGAGGATGTGCATAAGCTTTCGAAAAAAGAGCTTCGCAAATGGCGTCCGAAAATGCAGATGGTGTTTCAGGATCCATACAGCTCCTTAAATCCGCGGATGAGAATTGGCGAGTCTATAGGAGAAGCGCTGATTGAGCATAAGCTGGCAACCAGAAAAACGGTCCGTGAAAAGGTTCTGGAAATGCTTGAGCTTTGCGGTCTGAGTGAGTATCATTTAAACCGGTTTCCGCATGAATTTTCAGGGGGACAGCGCCAAAGGATCGGGATTGCGCGCGCGATTGCGTTAAATCCTGATTTCATCGTGGCGGACGAACCGGTGGCTGCTTTGGATGTATCGATCCAAGCGCAGATTATTAATCTATTTAGTGATCTTCAGGAGAAAAAGGGGATATCCTATCTATTTATCTCTCATGATTTAAGTGTAGTCGAGCATCTGTGTTCAAAAATTGCGATTATGTACCTGGGGACCATCGTAGAAATGGCTCCGAGGGAAAGCCTGTTTTCAGCACCGCTCCACCCTTATACAAAGGCACTTTTATCTGCGGTTCCCATCCCGGATCCTACAATTAAAAGAGAACGAATCATTTTAAAAGGGGACATACCAAGTCCGGCTAATCCCCCAGCAGGCTGCCGCTTCCATACGCGGTGCCCGCTGGCTCAGGAAACCTGCCGTTCAAGCGTCCCGCTTTTGAGAGATGCTGGGGACGGGCATTTTGTAGCCTGCCACTTTGCATGA
- a CDS encoding NUDIX hydrolase, with protein MQIIENWNGHRVKLTWKRHFPLKGKPVTSVHGVCFYKENILLAYIKGRGFNFPGGHVENGETPEEAFHREAFEEGYVKGTIQYLGSIEVSHDENPLFDPNGKYPMVGYQAFFRMDVTECLPFRRELESATRVWVEPEEIPYVIDDHALALVVLEEALKDTKEMP; from the coding sequence ATGCAAATCATTGAAAATTGGAACGGCCATAGAGTCAAGCTGACATGGAAACGGCATTTTCCTTTAAAAGGGAAACCCGTAACGAGTGTTCACGGAGTGTGTTTTTATAAGGAGAATATTCTCCTTGCATACATAAAAGGGAGAGGATTTAATTTTCCCGGCGGCCATGTGGAGAATGGGGAGACACCGGAAGAAGCTTTTCATAGGGAGGCATTTGAGGAGGGATATGTGAAAGGCACGATTCAATATCTCGGCTCTATAGAAGTGAGTCACGATGAGAACCCCTTGTTTGATCCAAACGGAAAATATCCAATGGTGGGCTATCAGGCGTTTTTCCGCATGGATGTGACAGAATGTCTTCCTTTTCGGCGCGAGCTGGAATCAGCTACGCGTGTATGGGTAGAGCCGGAGGAAATTCCCTATGTCATTGATGATCATGCCCTTGCACTAGTCGTACTGGAGGAGGCATTAAAGGATACAAAGGAAATGCCATAA
- a CDS encoding ATP-binding protein: MDASTNKVNYRDLIPRKNGFVFKFIKVGEHFIHTYTEGDFHDRIGISPSAIIGKTLFEFLPEEQAKQKQHFYEIAWSGKTVNYEGSVNDCFYIASLSPLIVDSKVVEVNGTAIDITEEKKNERKIQDMDKLSVIGQLAAGIAHEIRNPLTSIKGFAQIIQERVDQPDVKTYLIIMLDELERMNQIVTEFMVLAKPHEIIDIKKVDVNKLIRSVIQFMEPQSLLKKIRILTSFECSITAFLDEIQLKQVLINLLQNAMEASESTKNCIEIKLKSIDDQHYLIQVKDQGPGMPLEKQNRLFEPFYTTKENGTGLGLLICKQIIDAHKGSIDIISRHGEGTVVNILLPKVFS, from the coding sequence ATGGATGCCAGTACAAACAAAGTGAATTACCGCGACCTTATTCCCCGCAAAAATGGTTTTGTATTCAAATTTATTAAGGTGGGAGAACACTTTATTCATACCTATACAGAAGGAGACTTTCATGACAGGATAGGTATATCACCTTCTGCCATTATCGGAAAAACCTTATTTGAGTTCCTCCCAGAAGAACAAGCCAAGCAAAAACAGCATTTTTATGAAATAGCCTGGAGCGGAAAAACTGTCAATTATGAAGGCAGTGTTAATGACTGCTTTTACATTGCTTCATTAAGCCCCCTCATTGTCGATTCTAAGGTAGTAGAAGTAAATGGAACCGCTATTGATATTACGGAAGAAAAGAAGAATGAACGAAAGATACAGGATATGGATAAGCTTTCGGTCATTGGCCAGCTGGCAGCAGGAATTGCGCATGAAATCCGCAATCCATTAACCTCCATCAAAGGATTTGCTCAGATTATCCAAGAAAGAGTAGATCAACCTGATGTAAAGACGTATCTAATCATTATGCTGGATGAGCTTGAGCGCATGAACCAGATTGTTACCGAATTTATGGTACTGGCAAAGCCTCATGAAATTATAGACATAAAAAAAGTGGACGTAAACAAGCTGATCAGGAGTGTCATCCAGTTTATGGAACCCCAGTCCCTCCTGAAAAAAATAAGGATTCTTACAAGCTTTGAGTGCTCTATCACCGCTTTCCTTGATGAAATTCAACTGAAGCAGGTACTGATCAACCTTCTGCAAAATGCGATGGAAGCGAGTGAGTCAACGAAGAATTGCATCGAGATCAAGCTTAAAAGCATTGATGACCAGCATTATTTAATTCAGGTAAAGGATCAGGGGCCTGGTATGCCGCTTGAGAAGCAAAACCGTTTGTTTGAGCCTTTTTATACTACCAAAGAAAATGGAACGGGACTCGGTCTTTTGATCTGTAAACAGATTATTGATGCCCATAAGGGGAGCATTGACATTATAAGCCGGCATGGCGAAGGAACCGTTGTGAATATTTTATTGCCAAAAGTATTTTCGTAA
- a CDS encoding anti-sigma factor domain-containing protein codes for MTEKKVCDLLIDYFNQQLGEKERKEFENHLLTCEECREELKELEALTEDLPFTVDSVEPPIGMKERILGNILSAGSGKQPSAPDEKQASVLGDLPGVQSETSEKAEEPPAAYRKLQDSKEKRPRRWIMPALAAALLLSLAGNMYLLTTGKSHEEHQKQVAEVNQMDQKVPLIPAASHQNIDATAMILNQSQTKELVVQASKLPEVKGKQVYQVWLLEKGKPYRAGTFVPDQTGEGAVTFTIQYSGKHKWDTIAITLEPTPESQTPKGKIIVSNKL; via the coding sequence ATGACTGAGAAAAAGGTTTGTGATCTTTTAATTGATTATTTTAATCAGCAATTAGGGGAAAAAGAAAGAAAAGAATTTGAAAACCATCTTTTAACCTGTGAGGAGTGCAGGGAAGAGTTAAAAGAGTTAGAGGCTTTAACAGAGGATTTGCCTTTTACTGTGGATTCGGTTGAACCGCCAATCGGCATGAAGGAGCGCATTTTAGGAAACATTTTATCAGCAGGAAGCGGGAAGCAGCCGTCTGCTCCGGACGAGAAGCAAGCTAGTGTTTTGGGAGACCTGCCTGGTGTGCAGTCTGAGACCTCAGAGAAAGCTGAAGAGCCGCCTGCTGCTTACAGAAAGCTTCAAGACTCCAAGGAGAAAAGGCCAAGAAGATGGATCATGCCAGCCTTAGCCGCTGCTTTGCTTCTTTCATTGGCGGGCAACATGTACCTTTTAACGACGGGAAAAAGCCATGAGGAACATCAAAAGCAAGTGGCAGAAGTGAATCAAATGGATCAAAAAGTGCCGCTTATTCCTGCTGCCAGCCATCAAAACATTGATGCAACGGCCATGATTCTAAACCAAAGCCAAACAAAAGAGCTTGTGGTCCAGGCAAGCAAGCTGCCCGAGGTTAAAGGGAAGCAGGTTTATCAGGTCTGGCTTCTCGAAAAAGGAAAACCTTATCGTGCAGGAACCTTTGTGCCAGATCAAACAGGTGAGGGGGCTGTGACGTTTACTATCCAATATTCGGGTAAACATAAATGGGATACGATTGCCATTACCCTTGAACCTACACCAGAAAGCCAAACGCCAAAGGGAAAAATTATCGTCAGCAATAAGCTTTAG